In the Alteromonas sp. M12 genome, one interval contains:
- a CDS encoding LamG-like jellyroll fold domain-containing protein, with protein MNRTEKYSEIVDIAESIISGSATSKQQNKLENLLSNDPKAQHFYIEYLEFYMQLKSDAVPNFEVVHRKTLIDEVFARPLASAKEQQPHLLDATSQIDKDNRRAQKSYFYFVYGLVLLILLICISTLFFWNQGTTSIGIVKTGELLIDGSGSVSGAHVHPGTYKTIIPTTIELTTEDEIVIGPQSSLKLYNANEVSFRTGHLVVKPNSNTNLTINTQTFDLQSHGGALSLETSRHNAILTADEKVLLSPRKWRPKHYWSFDGESDRALDLAGTAVGLIDKGVQRVSGIIGRGAASFDNGADARVNVGSGGGTAPATGSFSVTDGVSIEALIIPQYTGEGPGSGQYGEIDEIFRKDQSDKDHRMLLSFQHDRDKAVVRPAGEFGASLSFGLYILGQGYHELKLPLDGKGGRPTLQELKNGDFYHVVATYDVDSGQKAIYINGEKLAFFQYPAGSKVLSGGSGLANIGNSPNAIGHAGEAYSGIIDEVAFYDFALSPFIILSHYNNARKGLNYYGMKPSIDALPSTIHIAVPHQHAISIDLATGQPLEILR; from the coding sequence TTGAACAGAACAGAGAAGTACTCAGAAATAGTTGATATTGCAGAATCGATTATTAGTGGTTCGGCCACCTCGAAGCAGCAGAACAAACTTGAAAATCTTCTTTCTAATGATCCAAAGGCTCAACATTTTTATATTGAATACCTTGAGTTTTATATGCAACTGAAATCAGATGCAGTGCCTAATTTCGAAGTGGTTCATCGAAAAACGCTTATCGACGAAGTTTTTGCAAGACCTTTAGCAAGCGCAAAAGAGCAGCAACCACACTTACTCGACGCGACCTCTCAAATAGACAAAGACAATCGACGCGCTCAAAAGTCTTATTTTTATTTTGTCTATGGACTAGTTTTACTCATTCTCTTAATTTGTATAAGTACGTTATTTTTCTGGAACCAAGGGACCACATCAATTGGAATCGTGAAAACCGGTGAACTACTGATTGATGGTAGCGGAAGCGTATCTGGAGCGCATGTTCATCCCGGAACGTATAAGACGATAATTCCTACGACGATTGAATTAACCACAGAAGATGAGATAGTCATTGGTCCGCAATCGTCTTTAAAACTGTATAACGCAAATGAAGTAAGTTTCCGAACTGGACACTTAGTAGTAAAGCCCAATTCTAATACTAATCTGACCATAAATACTCAAACGTTCGATCTGCAATCCCACGGCGGTGCACTGTCACTGGAAACATCACGACATAATGCCATTTTAACTGCCGACGAAAAGGTCTTACTAAGCCCCAGAAAGTGGCGTCCTAAACACTATTGGTCCTTCGATGGTGAAAGTGATAGAGCGCTTGATTTAGCCGGAACTGCTGTAGGTTTAATTGATAAAGGTGTTCAAAGGGTGTCAGGAATAATAGGCAGAGGTGCAGCGTCATTTGATAACGGTGCAGATGCTCGTGTCAATGTAGGTAGTGGCGGGGGAACAGCACCAGCAACAGGTTCATTTTCTGTGACTGACGGTGTCAGTATAGAAGCTTTAATCATACCTCAATACACTGGAGAGGGCCCTGGAAGTGGACAATATGGTGAAATTGATGAAATATTTAGGAAAGATCAAAGTGATAAAGATCACCGTATGTTGCTCAGCTTTCAGCATGACAGAGATAAAGCTGTCGTTCGTCCCGCGGGAGAGTTTGGTGCATCTCTTAGTTTTGGGCTATATATTTTGGGTCAAGGATATCACGAGTTAAAACTTCCATTAGATGGGAAAGGTGGCCGTCCTACACTTCAAGAACTTAAAAATGGTGATTTCTATCATGTTGTCGCCACGTACGACGTAGACTCGGGTCAAAAGGCAATTTATATCAACGGAGAAAAGCTAGCCTTTTTTCAGTACCCTGCTGGTTCAAAAGTACTAAGTGGAGGGTCGGGATTAGCAAACATAGGCAATTCACCTAATGCGATTGGCCATGCTGGGGAAGCGTATTCCGGGATTATTGATGAAGTCGCTTTTTATGACTTTGCCCTTTCGCCCTTTATTATCCTTTCTCATTACAATAACGCGCGCAAAGGACTTAACTACTATGGAATGAAACCGTCGATAGATGCCCTACCATCGACAATTCACATAGCGGTTCCGCATCAACACGCTATTTCAATAGATCTTGCAACAGGGCAACCGTTAGAGATTCTTCGCTGA
- a CDS encoding GMC family oxidoreductase gives MNEEFDVIIVGSGITGGWAAKEFCERGFKTLVLERGRNVEHRGPEYKDFQAPWELQNRGMPDESLAANGHYATLRKKGHLYKTDALHFFVDDKDNPYSYPKDKPFMWTRGYQLGGRSLTWGRQVLRWSVKDFQSNAKDGHGIPWPIEYRDLAPWYSYVEKFIGVSANKDGLDSVPDGEFQTPWEMSHAEKIISENIAKKYKNRHLIIGRSANLTSPTEEQIALGRGKCQARSYCRRGCSFGAYFSSQSATLPAAEKTDNLTVVTDAIVESVNYNENEKRASGVTVIDTNTREKRQYKGRAIFMCASALGTVQVLLNSKSSSFPDGIANSSGMLGHYIMGHFTGVVASGDIVTDEDKYAFGRRPIATYIPNYRHDKQNDADFVRGFGFQTTAQHRMLSKPTAKERGIGIIAKQRVGQAGPWRFRAFMYGEILPYYDNVATLHPTQKDQWGMPILHIDAEIKENERKMIRQAAKDIQDILEAGGCSNITVNASPVDKHIPLGKQVHEMGGACMGSDPKNSVLNGWGQSHDVPNLFVTDGACMSSSATQNPSLTYMAITARAADYAAKLLSENII, from the coding sequence ATGAATGAGGAATTCGATGTCATTATCGTTGGGTCAGGGATTACAGGCGGGTGGGCCGCGAAGGAATTCTGTGAAAGAGGTTTCAAAACACTGGTATTAGAACGAGGTAGAAATGTAGAACATAGAGGGCCCGAGTACAAAGATTTTCAAGCTCCGTGGGAGTTGCAAAATAGAGGTATGCCAGATGAATCTCTTGCTGCGAATGGGCACTACGCAACGCTTAGAAAGAAAGGACACCTATATAAAACGGATGCACTTCATTTCTTCGTTGACGATAAAGATAATCCATATAGCTATCCGAAAGACAAACCATTTATGTGGACACGCGGGTACCAGCTTGGTGGACGATCTCTAACTTGGGGGCGACAAGTTTTACGCTGGAGCGTCAAAGACTTTCAATCCAACGCAAAAGACGGCCATGGCATACCTTGGCCCATAGAATATCGTGACCTTGCGCCTTGGTATAGTTATGTGGAAAAATTTATTGGTGTATCAGCCAATAAAGATGGCCTTGATAGTGTGCCTGACGGGGAGTTTCAGACGCCATGGGAGATGAGCCACGCAGAAAAGATTATTTCGGAAAATATCGCAAAAAAATACAAAAATAGACACCTTATAATTGGCCGTTCGGCGAATCTAACTTCCCCAACAGAAGAGCAAATTGCTTTAGGCAGGGGAAAGTGCCAAGCTCGCTCGTACTGTCGAAGAGGGTGTTCGTTCGGTGCTTATTTTAGTTCTCAATCTGCCACCTTACCCGCAGCTGAAAAAACGGATAATTTAACTGTTGTGACTGATGCTATTGTCGAAAGTGTCAATTATAACGAGAACGAAAAACGAGCCTCTGGCGTTACTGTAATTGATACTAATACTAGAGAAAAAAGACAGTACAAAGGTAGAGCTATTTTCATGTGTGCTTCAGCATTAGGCACGGTTCAAGTATTGCTAAATTCAAAGTCATCAAGCTTTCCTGACGGTATTGCTAATTCGAGTGGAATGCTTGGTCATTACATTATGGGTCACTTTACAGGAGTTGTTGCAAGCGGTGATATTGTAACAGATGAAGACAAGTATGCGTTTGGTCGTCGGCCTATTGCCACTTATATACCAAACTACCGGCATGACAAACAGAATGATGCTGATTTTGTAAGAGGATTTGGTTTTCAAACTACTGCTCAACATAGAATGTTATCTAAGCCAACTGCTAAAGAAAGAGGTATAGGCATTATTGCGAAGCAAAGGGTAGGGCAAGCAGGTCCATGGCGTTTCAGAGCATTTATGTATGGTGAAATTCTACCTTATTATGACAACGTAGCCACATTACATCCTACTCAAAAAGATCAATGGGGTATGCCCATTCTGCATATTGATGCGGAAATAAAAGAAAATGAAAGAAAGATGATCCGGCAGGCAGCTAAGGACATCCAAGATATTTTAGAAGCGGGTGGATGCTCCAACATTACGGTTAATGCGTCGCCAGTTGATAAACATATCCCTTTAGGAAAACAAGTACATGAAATGGGGGGCGCATGTATGGGAAGTGATCCTAAAAACTCAGTATTAAACGGGTGGGGGCAGTCACATGATGTGCCAAATCTTTTTGTTACTGACGGCGCTTGTATGTCTTCCAGTGCCACCCAAAATCCATCTTTAACTTATATGGCTATAACCGCTCGCGCAGCAGATTATGCTGCTAAATTATTGAGTGAAAATATAATCTAA
- a CDS encoding gluconate 2-dehydrogenase subunit 3 family protein, translating into MEINRRIFLGSMFYMVSASVIPSGLKSALKLKVFKADAKFFNATQITLLNDIADIMIPATDSAGASDSHTAQVLDELMVSWATLDTQTQFSQFLSEFQSRAYTVYKKSYLNLSKAIRGDFLLELDNKAFENSETEFFTAYKRIKELIFHIHYSSPEANPHFFLIPGGYKGALNRDELAEINKRKYL; encoded by the coding sequence GTGGAAATAAATAGACGAATATTCTTAGGCTCTATGTTTTATATGGTTTCAGCATCTGTTATTCCCTCTGGCCTAAAGAGTGCATTAAAACTTAAAGTCTTTAAGGCAGACGCCAAATTTTTTAACGCGACCCAAATAACTCTGCTTAATGACATAGCGGATATAATGATACCTGCAACGGACTCTGCAGGAGCTTCGGATTCGCATACTGCACAGGTATTAGATGAGCTCATGGTCTCCTGGGCGACGCTTGATACTCAAACACAGTTTTCCCAGTTCTTGTCTGAATTTCAATCTCGAGCATATACCGTTTACAAAAAAAGTTATCTAAATCTTTCAAAAGCTATACGAGGTGATTTTTTGTTAGAGTTAGACAATAAAGCATTCGAAAATTCAGAAACTGAGTTCTTTACAGCCTACAAGCGAATTAAGGAACTTATATTCCATATTCATTACTCTTCGCCAGAAGCTAATCCACACTTTTTTCTTATTCCTGGTGGTTACAAAGGAGCACTTAATCGTGATGAACTTGCTGAAATCAACAAGAGAAAATATCTATGA
- a CDS encoding 50S ribosome-binding protein YggL: MTSNNLHNKSKRLRKKLFLGEFAVYGFEFHCSVNLDADSNMLEFMEQIIDLAESRKLRVGGGGDGSDFTMFVCSEYRYGSVTNADREIFKAWLTNHSLVSGLKVGEIVDANYGV, translated from the coding sequence TTGACATCAAATAATCTTCACAATAAGAGTAAGCGGCTCAGAAAAAAGCTATTTTTAGGTGAGTTTGCCGTTTATGGATTTGAGTTTCATTGCTCCGTCAATTTAGATGCCGACAGTAACATGCTTGAATTTATGGAGCAGATAATTGATTTGGCCGAGAGTCGAAAACTTCGTGTTGGAGGTGGTGGCGATGGGTCTGACTTTACTATGTTTGTGTGTTCAGAATATCGCTACGGCTCTGTTACAAATGCAGACCGTGAAATTTTCAAAGCATGGTTAACTAATCACTCCTTGGTTTCGGGGCTAAAGGTTGGGGAGATTGTTGATGCAAATTACGGCGTTTAA
- a CDS encoding HAD family hydrolase, whose product MNKTYLFDWGDTLMVDFPDQQGKMCNWSKVEAVAGAYETLQSIAANSTIYVATNAAESTALDIAAAFAKVGLAKFIAGYFGRFNLGVAKGSSEFYVKIAANIKQQTSNMVMVGDSLERDIIPAIEAGLEAIWLNHSNQPMPSNLTCRQIKSLQELCT is encoded by the coding sequence TTGAACAAAACTTATCTTTTTGACTGGGGCGATACATTGATGGTCGACTTTCCAGATCAGCAAGGAAAAATGTGCAACTGGTCAAAGGTGGAAGCTGTGGCAGGGGCATATGAAACATTACAGTCGATCGCAGCCAATTCCACTATTTATGTAGCAACCAATGCGGCAGAATCAACTGCTTTAGACATTGCAGCCGCGTTCGCAAAAGTGGGACTTGCAAAGTTTATCGCTGGCTATTTTGGTCGCTTCAACCTAGGCGTAGCAAAAGGCAGCAGTGAATTCTATGTGAAAATAGCAGCCAATATAAAGCAGCAAACATCCAATATGGTGATGGTTGGTGATAGTCTAGAAAGGGATATTATTCCTGCCATAGAAGCTGGACTAGAGGCGATTTGGCTTAATCATTCTAATCAGCCAATGCCGTCTAATTTAACCTGCCGGCAAATTAAAAGCTTACAGGAACTTTGCACTTAA